The Oncorhynchus mykiss isolate Arlee chromosome 20, USDA_OmykA_1.1, whole genome shotgun sequence genome includes a region encoding these proteins:
- the LOC110499404 gene encoding serglycin — MGRVWGYSTVRLGVLSEYSHTKVILKSIYCRLLITASKIMKGLNSKICLTLAVIFFLADNGHGAPAKGRYMWLKCSPDAKNANCETQRGPWMDLPGPPDRLPSIAVKDIVPEEAGSEPEEQSGEGSATGILLTEQGSGDQLGSTDVDGIDYPGFVFPPKMTMDQVLPPAQELKEDHLIL, encoded by the exons ATGGGCAGGGTTTGGGGGTATTCAACAGTGCGATTAGGTGTACTTTCAGAATATTCACACACAAAGGTTATTCTTAAAAGCATATATTGTCGTCTCCTCATTACAGCATCGAAAATAATGAAAGGACTGAATTCGAAGATCTGTCTGACACTGGCTGTCATCTTCTTTCTCGCAGATAACGGACATG GGGCTCCAGCAAAAGGCAGATATATGTGGCTTAAATGCAGTCCAGACGCCAAGAATGCCAACTGTGAGACACAGAGGGGTCCCTGGATGGACTTGCCCGGGCCTCCTGACAGACTCCCTTCAATTGCCGTAAAGGATAT AGTGCCAGAAGAGGCTGGCTCAGAGCCGGAGGAGCAGTCAGGCGAGGGTTCTGCCACAGGAATCCTTTTAACTGAGCAGGGCTCTGGCGACCAGTTGGGCAGCACAGATGTGGATGGGATTGACTACCCTGGCTTTGTCTTCCCACCGAAAATGACCATGGATCAGGTTCTGCCTCCTGCTCAGGAATTGAAAGAGGATCACCTGATCCTGTAG
- the LOC110499405 gene encoding vacuolar protein sorting-associated protein 26A — MSFLGGLFGPVCEIDVLLNDAETRKTAELKTEDGKVEKNYLFYDGESVSGKVNLNVRQTGKRLEHQGIRIEFVGQIELFSDKSNTHEFVNLVKELALPGELTQNRSYDFEFTQVEKPYESYVGTNVRLRYFLKVTVMRRLSDLVKEYELIVHQLATYPDVNNSIKMEVGIEDCLHIEFEYNKSKYHLKDVIVGKIYFLLVRIKIQHMELQLIKKEMTGIGPSTTTETDTVAKYDIMDGAPVKGESIPIRLFLAGYDLTATMRDVNKKFSVRYFLNLVLVDEEDRRYFKQQEVVLWRKAPEKIRKRNFQRYESPEPRPTLTAEQQPEM, encoded by the exons ATG AGTTTCCTGGGTGGTTTATTTGGTCCTGTGTGTGAAATTGATGTCCTACTCAATGATGCAGAGACTAGGAAGACTGCAGAACTCAAAACAGAGGATGGAAAAGTGGAAAAGAACTACCTTTTTTATGATGGAGAATCTGTCTCTGGGAAG GTGAATCTCAATGTGAGGCAGACGGGCAAGAGACTTGAACACCAGGGGATTCGAATTGAGTTTGTTGGGCAGATTG AGCTCTTCAGTGATAAAAGCAACACACATGAGTTTGTTAACCTGGTGAAGGAGCTTGCCCTGCCAGGGGAGTTGACCCAGAACCGAAGCTACGACTTTGAGTTCACGCAGGTGGAGAAGCCCTATGAATCTTACGTTGGAACCAATGTCCGACTGAG ATATTTCCTCAAAGTGACAGTAATGAGGAGACTGTCTGATCTGGTGAAAGAGTATGAGCTCATTGTCCATCAGCTGGCTACTTACCCTGATGTGAATAATTCCATTAAAATGGAAGTTGGCATTGAAGACTGTCTACACATAGAGTTTGAATACAACAAGTCCAa GTACCACTTGAAAGATGTCATTGTGGGTAAAATCTATTTCCTTCTGGTGAGAATCAAAATCCAGCACATGGAACTTCAGTTGATAAAGAAGGAGATGACTGGAATAG GGCCTAGCACAACTACAGAGACGGACACTGTTGCCAAGTATGACATAATGGATGGCGCCCCTGTGAAAG GAGAGTCCATTCCCATCCGTCTGTTTTTGGCTGGCTACGACCTGACAGCCACCATGAGGGATGTCAACAAGAAGTTCTCTGTGCGGTACTTCCTCAACCTAGTGCTCGTGGATGAGGAGGACAGGAGATACTTCAAACAGCAG GAGGTCGTTCTCTGGAGGAAAGCTCCTGAGAAAATAAGGAAGCGGAACTTCCAACGCTACGAGTCGCCGGAGCCACGGCCGACGCTTACTGCTGAGCAGCAACCCGAAATGTGA